The genomic stretch GTACACCTGCCCGGTGTTGTAGCCGCTGTCGTAGCCGGCGCCCTCGTCGTGTCCCCGGCCGTCCACGTACGACGGCTGCTGCGGGATTGCGGTCCCGTACGGCGGTGCCGCCGGGCCGGGGTCGCCGTACGAGCGCTGGCCGGGCGGTACCGCCGGGCCGCGCCGCACCTGACGCATCGCACGCGCGCCCTCCGGCTGCGCGCCGGCGCTTCCGCGTCCGTACCGGGGTCCGCCGTTGTTGTCGGACCATCCCTCGGGCCAGTCAGTCATGCGCCCCAGTGTGCAGGGCAACGCCGTGTGCCTTACAAGGGCTGTCGGAAAATAGGAGCGGCGCTGTTGCGAAGCCAACACAAATTCCGCGATTGTCACATCGGCATAAGGTGGACGGCATGACAGACCAGGTCACGGACCCGGAACCGGACATCCCCGGCAAGCCGACGTCCGCCTCGCGCACCACTCTCAGCCACATCATGACCCACAACGACACCAACCTCCTGGGGACGGTGCACGGCGGGGTGATCATGAAGCTGGTCGACGACGCGGCGGGCGCGGTGGCGGGCCGGCACTCCGGCGGCCCCGCCGTCACCGCGTCCATGGACGAGATGGCCTTCCTGGAGCCGGTCCGCGTCGGTGACCTGGTCCATGTGAAGGCCCAGGTCAACTGGACCGGCCGGACCTCCATGGAGGTCGGCGTACGGGTCCTCGCCGAGCGCTGGAACGAGTCGGCCCCGGCCACCCAGGTCGGCTCCGCCTACCTGGTCTTCGCCGCCGTCGACGCCGACGGCAAGCCGCGCCCGGTGCCGCCGGTCGTCCCGGAGACCGACCGCGACCGCCGCCGCTACCAGGAGGCCCAGATCCGCCGCACCCACCGCCTGGCCCGCCGCCGCGCCATCCGCGAGCTACGCGAGAAGAGACTGGCCGAGGGGTTCGAGGACTAGGGCCTGTCCGGCCCCGCAGACAGCGCTCAGCAGAGCACCTCGTCGCCGCGCAGCACGTTCTGCTGCGGTTGTGCCGGGTCGTCGAAGCGGACCTTGCGGACGTCCTTGAAGTCGGCTCCGGCGGTCACCTTCAGCAGGGGGCCCTGGCCCGGCGCCGGGTGCAGTTCGCTGCCCGGCAG from Streptomyces roseochromogenus subsp. oscitans DS 12.976 encodes the following:
- a CDS encoding acyl-CoA thioesterase, whose translation is MTDQVTDPEPDIPGKPTSASRTTLSHIMTHNDTNLLGTVHGGVIMKLVDDAAGAVAGRHSGGPAVTASMDEMAFLEPVRVGDLVHVKAQVNWTGRTSMEVGVRVLAERWNESAPATQVGSAYLVFAAVDADGKPRPVPPVVPETDRDRRRYQEAQIRRTHRLARRRAIRELREKRLAEGFED